A portion of the Thermothelomyces thermophilus ATCC 42464 chromosome 5, complete sequence genome contains these proteins:
- a CDS encoding glycosyltransferase family 31 protein (CAZy_ID 267922): MIVTHKNNRLFPVIIITICLWAVYRLVDPTVNNFSNALSRWNSDQHSDTGSPSPSEPETASPSTWSDPTSPAPGSASATETAGGLRADEHPVYGNLSANDVLLILKTGSTSMWKRLLIHLATTLSPSRVPPENVAVYSDHPERIGNLDIIDALANVSAATKALPDFDVYHQNPEYAGHNVYVEAAGVDGDNYGPPGGWIIDKYKFVPLMQHAGENWPEAKWYIYMEDDAYLFLPSVLSYLSAFDWREPHYLGSYAAKSDIVFAHGGAGFALSRGAWDKTFGLNPNLSAEYEDYTASHCCGDQVLGHALNTYGVRFGENGGDEKFTWGFNPVVHWRFGFSRWNWCSPLMSWHKVHNRDVARYFDFESAWDFRKPLFHRDFFMAMIAPNLRKRAEWWDNQSGLLRVTSANKASPPTPETDFDMALWNNAWESADACEAACESWVSCVQWSYVEDLCSMDDKVMMGQGYAPAMSERKTALKTTSGWLIERLDEWKCE; encoded by the exons ATGATCGTTACACACAAGAATAACCGGCTTTTTCCGGTAATCATTATCACAATATGTCTCTGGGCGGTATACCGTCTCGTCGACCCGACGGTGAACAACTTCAGCAATGCGCTCTCGAGATGGAACTCGGACCAGCACAGCGACACGGGGTCCCCCTCACCGTCAGAACCGGAGACGGCTTCTCCTTCTACGTGGTCGGATCCAACTTCGCCAGCACCAGGGTCTGCGTCGGCGACAGAGACTGCGGGGGGCCTAAGGGCCGATGAGCACCCCGTTTACGGCAACCTGTCAGCCAACGATGTGCTTCTGATCTTGAAGACGGGCAGCACATCCATGTGGAAACGACTTCTTATCCATCTGGCAACGACCTTATCCCCTTCCCGGGTCCCGCCAGAGAATGTCGCGGTCTATTCTGACCACCCGGAAAGAATCGGCAACCTCGACATCATCGACGCCTTGGCGAACGTCTCTGCGGCCACCAAGGCCCTGCCCGACTTTGACGTATACCATCAGAATCCCGAATATGCGGGCCACAATGTGTACGTCGAGGCTGCCGGAGTCGACGGCGACAACTACGGCCCGCCGGGGGGCTGGATCATCGACAAGTACAAATTCGTGCCCCTGATGCAACATGCCGGAGAAAACTGGCCCGAGGCCAAGTGGTACATCTACATGGAGGACGACGCCTATCTCTTCCTGCCCAGTGTGCTCAGCTACCTGTCGGCCTTTGACTGGCGCGAGCCGCATTACCTCGGGAGCTACGCGGCCAAGTCCGACATTGTCTTTGCCCACGGCGGCGCCGGATTTGCGCTCTCCCGCGGTGCCTGGGATAAGACTTTTGGCCTCAACCCGAACTTGTCCGCCGAGTACGAGGATTACACGGCCAGCCACTGTTGTGGCGACCAGGTGCTCGGCCATGCTCTGAACACGTACGGAGTGCGGTTCGGGGAGAACGGGGGCGACGAGAAGTTCACTTGGGGCTTCAACCCGGTCGTGCACTGGCGGTTCGGTTTCAGCAGGTGGAACTGGTGCAGCCCCCTCATGTCGTGGCATAAGGTCCATAACCGGGACGTTGCGCGTTACTTCGACTTTGAGAGTGCGTGGGACTTCAGG AAACCGCTTTTCCACCGCGACTTTTTCATGGCCATGATTGCTCCCAACCTTCGGAAGAGGGCTGAATGGTGGGATAACCAGTCTGGTTTGCTCAGGGTCACGTCAGCGAACAAGGCGTCTCCCCCCACTCCCGAAACGGACTTCGACATGGCACTATGGAACAATGCATGGGAGTCTGCAGATGCGTGCGAAGCGGCCTGCGAATCCTGGGTCTCGTGTGTCCAATGGAGTTATGTCGAAGATCTGTGCAGTATGGACGACAAGGTCATGATGGGTCAAGGCTATGCCCCGGCCATGTCGGAACGGAAAACTGCCCTGAAAACAACAAGTGGCTGGCTCATAGAGAGACTCGATGAATGGAAGTGTGAATAA